One region of Faecalibacter bovis genomic DNA includes:
- a CDS encoding HAD family hydrolase gives MNYENIKLIVSDMDGTLLRSNHELSPEFKEVYHQLIDKGIQFVPASGRQFYSITSYFDEEQINMPIIAENGTYVTYNGKEVFVDELDKDIVKEIILESRKIDGAHLVLAGKNAAYVESKDADFLEFFQNFYSKNVIVDDLLAIENEQFIKIAINHPNGSEENLYQNFKRFEANNLNIVISGEVWLDIMNNGTNKGKALKELQNKLNISAEETMVFGDYMNDIEMLKLAKYSFAMENAHPDVKAIANFEAPSNDDDGVLQIIKNLI, from the coding sequence ATGAACTACGAAAATATAAAACTAATTGTCTCTGATATGGACGGAACTTTGTTACGTTCTAACCACGAACTAAGTCCAGAATTTAAAGAAGTATATCATCAATTAATTGATAAAGGTATTCAATTTGTTCCTGCAAGTGGCCGTCAATTTTATAGTATCACAAGCTATTTTGACGAGGAACAAATAAACATGCCAATTATTGCAGAAAATGGAACTTATGTTACTTACAATGGCAAAGAAGTTTTTGTAGATGAATTAGATAAAGATATCGTAAAAGAAATAATACTTGAGTCAAGAAAGATTGATGGGGCTCATTTAGTTTTAGCTGGTAAAAACGCTGCTTATGTGGAATCTAAAGATGCTGATTTCTTAGAATTCTTTCAAAATTTTTATTCTAAAAATGTAATTGTTGATGATTTATTGGCTATCGAAAACGAACAATTTATAAAAATAGCAATTAATCATCCAAATGGTTCTGAAGAAAATTTATACCAAAATTTTAAACGATTCGAAGCCAATAATCTAAACATTGTTATTTCTGGTGAAGTTTGGTTAGATATCATGAATAATGGTACAAACAAAGGAAAAGCTTTGAAAGAGTTACAAAATAAATTAAACATTTCTGCAGAAGAAACCATGGTTTTTGGTGACTATATGAATGATATTGAGATGCTAAAACTTGCTAAATATAGTTTTGCAATGGAAAATGCTCATCCAGATGTGAAAGCCATTGCGAATTTTGAAGCTCCGTCTAATGATGACGATGGAGTCTTACAAATTATTAAAAATTTGATCTAA
- the lpdA gene encoding dihydrolipoyl dehydrogenase — MSSYDVAVIGAGPGGYVAAIRAAQLGFKTVIIEKNKLGGTCLNVGCIPSKALLDSSHHYHDAVKHFAEHGIEVEAPKVNFGQMIARKQGVIDQTVSGIKYLMDKNKIDVLEGTGAFKDATHIVVTAADGSTQEVEAKYTIIATGSVSSELPFAPTDGKRIITSTEALELPEVPKHLIVIGGGVIGLELGSVYLRLGSEVTVVEYADRVIPGMDGALSKELTKILKKQGMKFHTSTGVTSVTNNGDTVTLTATSKKGEELTIEGDYALVAVGRRAFTGSLGLENVGIEVDERGRIKTNGHLQTNVANIYAIGDVVAGAMLAHKAEEEGTLVAEYLAGQKPHINYNLIPGVVYTWPEVSGVGQTEEQLKEAGVEYKSGTFKFAALGRARASMDTDGFVKILADKNTDEILGMHIIGARAADLIAEGVTAMEFRASAEDLTRMSHAHPTFSEAIKEAALAATDNRAIHA; from the coding sequence ATGAGTTCTTATGATGTTGCCGTTATCGGTGCTGGACCTGGTGGATATGTTGCAGCTATTCGTGCTGCTCAGTTAGGATTTAAAACTGTTATCATCGAAAAAAATAAATTAGGTGGTACTTGTTTAAATGTTGGTTGTATTCCATCAAAAGCTTTATTAGATTCATCTCACCACTATCACGATGCTGTTAAGCATTTTGCTGAGCACGGAATCGAAGTTGAAGCGCCTAAAGTTAATTTTGGACAAATGATCGCTCGTAAACAAGGAGTTATCGATCAAACTGTTTCTGGTATCAAATACTTAATGGACAAAAACAAAATTGACGTTTTAGAAGGTACTGGTGCATTTAAAGATGCAACTCATATTGTTGTTACTGCAGCTGACGGATCAACTCAAGAAGTTGAAGCGAAATATACAATTATCGCTACTGGATCTGTTTCTTCAGAATTACCTTTCGCTCCAACAGACGGTAAAAGAATTATCACTTCTACTGAAGCGTTAGAATTACCAGAAGTTCCAAAACATTTAATTGTTATTGGAGGTGGTGTAATTGGTTTAGAGTTAGGATCTGTTTATTTACGTTTAGGTTCAGAAGTTACTGTTGTTGAGTACGCTGACCGTGTAATTCCAGGAATGGACGGAGCTTTATCTAAAGAATTAACAAAAATCTTAAAGAAACAAGGTATGAAGTTCCATACTTCTACTGGAGTTACTTCTGTTACAAACAACGGAGATACTGTTACTTTAACTGCTACATCTAAAAAAGGTGAAGAATTAACAATCGAAGGTGATTACGCTTTAGTAGCTGTTGGTCGTCGTGCGTTTACAGGTTCTTTAGGTTTAGAAAATGTAGGAATCGAAGTTGATGAAAGAGGTCGTATCAAAACTAACGGTCACTTACAAACTAATGTTGCAAACATTTATGCTATTGGTGACGTTGTTGCTGGTGCTATGTTAGCTCATAAAGCTGAAGAAGAAGGTACTTTAGTTGCTGAATATTTAGCAGGTCAAAAACCTCACATCAACTATAACTTAATCCCAGGTGTTGTTTATACATGGCCAGAGGTTTCAGGTGTAGGTCAAACAGAAGAGCAATTAAAAGAAGCTGGTGTTGAATACAAATCAGGTACTTTCAAATTTGCTGCTTTAGGTCGTGCGCGTGCTTCTATGGATACTGATGGATTTGTTAAAATTTTAGCTGATAAAAATACAGACGAAATTTTAGGGATGCACATCATCGGTGCTCGTGCTGCTGATTTAATCGCTGAAGGAGTTACAGCAATGGAATTCCGTGCTTCAGCAGAAGATTTAACAAGAATGTCACACGCTCACCCAACATTCTCAGAAGCAATTAAAGAAGCTGCTTTAGCTGCAACTGATAATCGTGCAATTCACGCATAA
- a CDS encoding 3-oxoacyl-ACP synthase III family protein yields the protein MINSIITGVGHYVPERIVTNYDLAEVMDTNDEWIQERTGIIERRHIEPGSKITSTELGVKAAENALKDAGITAQDVDFILFATLSPDYYFPGNGVLVQKALGCKTIGAMDIRNQCSGFVYALSTADAFIKAGKYKNILVIGAEVHSFGLDMSDEGRGVSVIFGDGAGAVVVSATTEDRGIISTNMHSEGEYAEELAVLFPGTKLGWSDEILKDDHGITKKELYPHMNGNYVFKHAVTRFPESIQEALADANLKPEDVDLFVPHQANLRISQFVQRQLGFPDEKVFNNIQKYGNTTAASIPIALSEAKAAGKINKGDTVLITAFGAGFTWGSVLIKW from the coding sequence ATGATTAACTCTATTATTACAGGTGTAGGGCATTATGTTCCGGAAAGAATCGTTACAAACTATGACTTAGCAGAAGTTATGGATACTAATGATGAATGGATCCAAGAAAGAACAGGAATTATAGAAAGAAGACATATTGAACCAGGTTCTAAAATTACTTCAACAGAATTAGGTGTAAAAGCTGCAGAAAACGCATTAAAAGATGCAGGAATTACAGCACAAGACGTAGATTTTATTTTATTCGCTACTTTATCGCCAGACTATTATTTCCCAGGAAATGGTGTTTTAGTTCAAAAAGCTTTAGGTTGTAAAACAATAGGGGCAATGGATATTCGTAACCAATGTTCAGGATTTGTTTATGCTTTATCTACTGCTGATGCATTCATCAAAGCAGGAAAATATAAAAACATATTAGTTATTGGTGCAGAAGTTCATTCTTTCGGGTTAGATATGTCGGATGAAGGTCGAGGAGTTTCAGTAATTTTTGGAGATGGAGCAGGAGCGGTAGTTGTTTCTGCAACAACAGAAGATAGAGGAATTATTTCTACAAATATGCATTCTGAAGGTGAATATGCTGAGGAACTTGCAGTTTTGTTTCCAGGTACAAAACTTGGATGGTCTGATGAAATCTTGAAAGATGATCATGGAATTACAAAAAAGGAATTATATCCACACATGAATGGAAACTATGTTTTCAAACATGCAGTAACTCGTTTTCCTGAATCTATACAAGAAGCGTTAGCGGACGCGAATCTTAAACCAGAAGATGTAGATTTATTTGTTCCTCATCAAGCAAACTTAAGAATCTCTCAGTTTGTACAACGTCAATTAGGTTTCCCTGATGAAAAAGTTTTTAATAACATTCAGAAATACGGAAATACAACAGCAGCTTCTATTCCAATCGCGTTAAGTGAGGCTAAGGCAGCCGGAAAAATTAACAAAGGAGATACAGTATTGATTACTGCCTTTGGTGCAGGATTTACATGGGGTTCTGTTTTGATTAAATGGTAA
- a CDS encoding tetratricopeptide repeat protein, whose product MQFIKQSLFITSLFAVTNSFACINGPNRVLSTGTTLYIDHEGHVPYGHEFWLNDPQTELRKLDSLYQVEPSPDFLNQKGIVYIIAKDYQKAIDLYLKIEKENPNQYSTASNLGTAYELIGDNKNALKWIERALELNPNSHEKSEWIHVNILKYKLGQFDLTSKNLINTDFGTEDFPKTNLSKQDLEQLLTQMYFQLNERRSFVAPKDEIVAQLLFDYGNGLLLNDKYAEAKEVYEHAIKYGFESPLIHKRIELASVEKSPETSFQALISNYWDTILISVISTFGFVFVLNKKNKKNRNKKSL is encoded by the coding sequence ATGCAATTTATAAAACAATCCCTATTTATAACTTCTTTATTCGCTGTAACTAATTCCTTCGCATGCATCAATGGGCCTAATAGAGTATTATCTACAGGAACAACGTTGTATATCGATCATGAAGGTCATGTGCCTTATGGACATGAATTTTGGTTAAATGACCCACAAACAGAATTAAGAAAATTAGACAGTTTATATCAGGTAGAACCTAGTCCAGATTTTCTGAATCAAAAAGGAATTGTTTACATCATTGCTAAAGATTACCAAAAAGCGATTGATTTATATTTGAAAATTGAAAAGGAAAATCCAAATCAATACAGTACAGCTTCTAATTTAGGAACAGCTTATGAATTGATTGGTGATAATAAAAATGCGTTGAAATGGATTGAAAGAGCTTTAGAATTAAATCCTAATTCGCATGAAAAATCGGAATGGATTCACGTCAATATTTTAAAGTATAAATTGGGTCAATTTGATTTAACTTCTAAAAATTTAATCAATACAGATTTTGGAACTGAAGATTTTCCGAAAACTAATTTATCTAAGCAAGATTTAGAACAACTTTTAACTCAGATGTATTTTCAGTTAAATGAGCGTCGTTCTTTTGTAGCTCCAAAAGATGAAATTGTTGCACAATTGTTATTTGATTACGGAAATGGTTTATTATTAAATGATAAATATGCTGAAGCCAAAGAAGTTTATGAACACGCAATTAAATATGGATTTGAATCTCCATTAATTCATAAAAGAATTGAATTAGCAAGTGTAGAAAAATCACCTGAAACTTCATTTCAAGCCTTAATCTCAAATTATTGGGATACGATATTGATTTCTGTAATTTCGACCTTCGGTTTTGTATTTGTTTTGAATAAAAAGAACAAAAAAAATAGAAATAAGAAAAGTCTATAA
- a CDS encoding Rossmann-fold NAD(P)-binding domain-containing protein: MKEVLIIGKGWIGEKLEKQLKNQFKITTTKRNSDAENSISVDFDSAKIISIDSTKYDFIIITIPFGKRNTMEELNFRFDNLIQFIGNYNKNILLLSSTGIYTESNGFISENTFPDAQLNDPYISIENKIKTKFPQASILRLGGIMGNTRYLSKYLDLDRESLDEVANHVHYEDILNVIKTCIDNNITNEIYNVVAPQHPTKEEILEYQINHKIIKTETKKGKTISSQKLMNELNYQFLYENPIYFKD; this comes from the coding sequence ATGAAAGAAGTATTAATTATAGGCAAAGGATGGATTGGCGAAAAGCTAGAAAAGCAGTTAAAAAACCAATTTAAGATTACTACAACCAAAAGAAATTCTGACGCTGAAAATTCTATCTCTGTTGATTTTGATTCAGCTAAAATCATTTCTATTGATTCTACAAAATATGATTTCATTATTATTACGATTCCTTTTGGTAAACGAAATACAATGGAAGAATTAAACTTTCGTTTTGATAATTTAATCCAGTTTATTGGCAACTACAATAAAAATATTTTACTACTTAGCAGTACTGGAATTTATACTGAATCGAATGGTTTTATTTCTGAAAATACCTTTCCAGATGCTCAACTAAATGATCCCTATATTTCTATTGAAAATAAAATAAAAACTAAATTTCCACAAGCATCCATTTTACGTTTGGGTGGAATAATGGGTAATACTCGTTATTTGTCGAAGTACTTAGATTTAGATCGTGAAAGTTTGGATGAAGTTGCCAATCATGTGCATTATGAGGATATTCTGAACGTAATTAAAACTTGTATTGATAATAATATTACAAACGAAATTTATAACGTAGTTGCTCCACAACACCCTACAAAAGAGGAAATTTTAGAATATCAAATCAATCATAAAATAATTAAAACAGAAACAAAAAAAGGTAAAACAATATCGTCTCAAAAACTTATGAACGAATTGAATTACCAATTTTTATATGAAAATCCTATTTATTTTAAAGACTAA
- a CDS encoding pseudouridine synthase, giving the protein MLEILYQDEYIIAINKPSGLLVHKSYYARDAKEFAVQELRNQIGGQHVYPIHRLDRKTSGVLLFALDKETLKIMNDRFATRGVEKKYLAILRGWAPEELTIDYDLTNDDGVKQNAITYFHRLQTAEIDLAYNNHPTSRYCLVEAIPETGRMHQLRKHFRHIFHPILGSRPHGCNKQNKLWLENFGVTGMMLHAHELCFNHPITNKPLKINAKVNDEFNKVGNILNIDLTLYQ; this is encoded by the coding sequence ATGTTAGAAATTCTTTACCAAGACGAATATATTATCGCGATAAATAAACCAAGTGGTTTATTGGTTCATAAATCTTATTATGCAAGAGATGCAAAGGAATTTGCAGTTCAGGAATTACGCAATCAGATTGGTGGGCAACATGTTTATCCGATTCATAGATTGGACCGAAAAACTTCAGGTGTTTTATTATTCGCTTTAGATAAAGAAACGTTGAAGATTATGAATGATCGTTTCGCAACACGCGGAGTTGAAAAGAAATATTTAGCAATTTTACGAGGTTGGGCTCCAGAAGAACTAACGATAGATTATGATTTGACAAATGATGATGGCGTGAAACAGAATGCGATTACTTATTTTCATCGTTTGCAAACAGCCGAAATTGATTTAGCGTATAATAATCATCCTACTTCAAGATATTGTTTGGTGGAAGCTATTCCTGAAACGGGTAGAATGCATCAATTACGCAAGCATTTTCGCCATATTTTTCATCCAATTTTAGGAAGTCGTCCACATGGTTGTAACAAACAAAATAAATTATGGTTAGAGAATTTTGGAGTAACGGGTATGATGCTACATGCGCACGAACTTTGCTTTAATCATCCAATTACAAATAAGCCTTTGAAGATAAATGCTAAAGTGAACGATGAGTTTAATAAAGTTGGAAATATTTTAAATATTGATTTAACATTATATCAGTAA
- a CDS encoding SPFH domain-containing protein has translation MNKNLIKLTAGGIVFLFLLIIALACTERIDAGHEGLKVKMYGSDKGVQDVALVTGRVWYNPLTEQVFEIPTYVQTVNYDAFTVNAKDGSVFTVDPTISLKVIDGKSPQIFKKYRKGINEVLQNTLVNHIKDVYRIEFNKYTTDQIISSREAFENGVQAKMIAFLKDEGFVLEQLTSGIQYPEAITKAINAKNAAIQEAQRVENELKVAEASAKKLIVLAESEARANELRKVSLNQLLIQQQFIEKWDGKTPIYGNAPAFFKSVN, from the coding sequence ATGAATAAAAATCTTATTAAATTAACTGCTGGAGGAATTGTTTTCTTATTCTTATTAATCATAGCTTTAGCTTGTACAGAACGTATTGATGCTGGACACGAAGGGTTAAAAGTTAAAATGTATGGATCGGACAAGGGTGTACAAGATGTTGCTTTGGTAACAGGTCGTGTATGGTATAATCCGTTAACAGAACAAGTTTTTGAGATTCCGACTTATGTACAAACTGTAAATTATGATGCGTTTACAGTAAATGCAAAAGATGGATCTGTATTTACGGTTGATCCAACAATTTCGTTGAAAGTAATTGATGGTAAATCGCCTCAAATCTTTAAAAAATATCGTAAAGGTATCAACGAAGTTTTACAAAATACCTTGGTCAATCATATTAAAGACGTTTATAGAATCGAGTTTAATAAATATACAACAGATCAAATTATCAGCAGTCGTGAGGCTTTTGAAAATGGAGTACAAGCTAAAATGATTGCTTTTTTAAAGGATGAAGGTTTCGTGTTAGAACAATTAACTAGTGGAATACAATATCCTGAGGCGATTACAAAAGCAATTAATGCAAAGAATGCTGCAATACAAGAAGCTCAACGAGTAGAAAACGAATTAAAAGTAGCAGAAGCAAGTGCGAAAAAATTAATTGTATTAGCTGAATCTGAAGCGAGAGCAAATGAGTTAAGAAAAGTATCCTTAAATCAACTGTTAATTCAGCAACAATTTATCGAGAAATGGGATGGTAAAACACCTATTTACGGAAATGCTCCTGCGTTTTTCAAATCTGTAAATTAA
- a CDS encoding polysaccharide deacetylase family protein, which yields MSEIYSDFSTDHDTISTKQLTSTAIKPDSLYNQYKDNVQVIDSTKQYVYLTFDDGPFKGSEKINKIIQEEQVKATVFIVGMNAYTDKLRQYLKNYEENDLIEISNHTYSHANRNKFKEYYDNPDVVLKDVVKNDSIYNFKNRFVRLPGRNVWRLGNQKKNDYDKGSRYSSDHLAKNQYFVFGWDYEWNKKSKKSKLSNPDDIYQGIVNRLNNKETFTEKHLVILMHDDMFDNDEDANQLRSLIKLIKSNKNIVFEVASNYPISIS from the coding sequence TTGAGTGAAATTTATTCTGATTTTTCAACAGATCATGATACTATTTCGACCAAACAATTAACTTCTACAGCAATAAAACCAGATTCATTATACAATCAATATAAAGATAATGTGCAGGTTATTGATTCTACCAAACAATATGTTTACTTAACTTTTGATGATGGACCATTTAAGGGAAGTGAGAAAATCAATAAAATAATCCAAGAAGAACAAGTAAAAGCTACTGTTTTTATTGTAGGAATGAATGCATACACTGATAAGTTGCGACAATATTTAAAAAATTATGAAGAAAATGATTTAATCGAAATTTCTAATCATACATATTCACACGCGAACCGAAACAAATTCAAAGAATATTACGATAATCCTGATGTGGTTTTGAAAGATGTGGTAAAAAATGATAGTATTTATAATTTCAAAAATCGTTTTGTTCGTTTGCCTGGTAGAAATGTTTGGAGATTAGGCAACCAAAAGAAAAATGATTACGACAAAGGTTCTAGATATTCTAGCGATCATTTGGCTAAAAATCAATATTTTGTTTTTGGGTGGGATTACGAATGGAATAAGAAATCCAAAAAGAGTAAATTGAGTAATCCTGATGATATTTACCAAGGAATTGTAAATCGATTAAACAATAAAGAAACGTTTACAGAAAAGCATTTGGTTATTTTAATGCACGATGATATGTTTGATAACGATGAAGATGCAAACCAATTACGATCATTAATTAAGTTAATCAAATCAAATAAAAATATTGTTTTTGAAGTTGCTTCTAATTATCCAATTTCAATAAGCTAA
- a CDS encoding TerC family protein — MDFSIFLQPDALIALFTLTMLEIVLGIDNIVFISILAGKLPKEQQKKAQQLGLFLAMFTRVLLLFSLSWVMSLVNPLFNLGSLVGITDPEWVEKLAISGRDLILLIGGLFLIYKSTVEIHHKIEGVEEGTGKVKVHSFAGTIVQILILDIVFSLDSVITAVGMADQIEVMIAAVIIAVAVMMLSASAVSKFVNDHPTVKMLALSFLLLIGVSLLAEGFDQHISKGYIYFAMGFSVLVEFLNLKMKKNNTNPGMIRNLVGDAEEQNKNL; from the coding sequence ATGGACTTTAGTATTTTTTTACAACCAGATGCGTTAATCGCATTATTCACCTTAACAATGTTAGAAATTGTTTTAGGTATAGACAATATTGTTTTTATCTCAATTTTAGCAGGTAAACTCCCAAAAGAACAACAAAAGAAAGCGCAACAACTTGGGCTTTTCTTAGCAATGTTTACACGTGTTTTACTTTTATTTTCATTAAGTTGGGTAATGAGTTTAGTCAATCCATTATTCAATTTAGGTTCATTAGTCGGTATAACTGATCCTGAATGGGTTGAAAAATTAGCAATTTCCGGACGTGATTTAATATTATTAATCGGAGGTTTATTCTTAATTTACAAATCGACTGTAGAAATTCACCACAAAATTGAAGGTGTTGAAGAAGGAACTGGTAAAGTGAAAGTGCATTCATTTGCAGGAACAATTGTACAAATTTTAATTTTAGACATCGTTTTCTCTTTAGATTCTGTTATTACCGCTGTTGGTATGGCAGATCAAATCGAAGTTATGATCGCAGCTGTAATTATCGCAGTAGCTGTTATGATGTTATCTGCATCTGCAGTTTCAAAATTCGTTAACGATCATCCTACAGTTAAAATGTTGGCATTATCATTCTTATTATTAATCGGTGTTTCTTTATTAGCTGAAGGTTTTGATCAGCATATTTCTAAAGGTTACATTTATTTTGCGATGGGATTCTCTGTTTTAGTAGAATTCTTAAACTTAAAAATGAAGAAAAATAATACAAATCCAGGTATGATAAGAAACTTGGTTGGTGACGCAGAAGAACAAAATAAAAATTTATAA
- a CDS encoding S41 family peptidase: protein MKKIVMLFFIIFLFTISCEKDEKEKIQVPIDSNYTELLEFLKKGFIDRDKINWIILENKLSELNDKPKDSVIKELLTSIGNNHTHYITKEGRFIFGSFPKIAMDSSCLLKNNSSSEFTKISNVSYLNIDSHGYKKVIKDEEYVFNKMKIISESVNSKFWIIDLRNNSGGSNWVMISSLLPFYNDGILGYTKTLNDEISWTKRNGSIFNDTTNITEQIIGTRLNFKVNAKKIYVLINHNTSSAAEAVLISLKSLPNTIILGQKTYGAATMNANILLNNGDKLVMTSGYMMDSNKNIFPNGIKPDVELCNENEIIEYLNKDIMRD, encoded by the coding sequence GTGAAGAAAATTGTAATGTTATTCTTTATTATATTTTTATTTACAATTAGTTGTGAAAAAGATGAGAAAGAAAAAATACAAGTACCTATCGATTCTAATTATACTGAATTATTAGAATTTTTAAAAAAGGGATTTATTGATAGAGATAAAATAAATTGGATAATTTTAGAGAATAAATTGTCAGAACTAAATGACAAACCAAAGGATTCTGTAATTAAGGAATTATTAACTTCTATAGGAAATAATCATACCCATTACATTACAAAAGAAGGCAGATTTATATTTGGAAGCTTCCCTAAAATTGCTATGGACAGTAGTTGTTTATTGAAGAATAATTCTTCAAGTGAATTTACTAAAATTTCTAATGTATCTTATTTAAATATTGATAGTCATGGTTATAAAAAAGTAATCAAAGACGAGGAGTATGTTTTTAATAAAATGAAAATTATTTCTGAAAGTGTAAATTCTAAATTTTGGATTATAGATTTAAGAAATAATTCAGGAGGTTCTAATTGGGTTATGATTAGCTCATTATTACCCTTTTATAATGATGGAATTTTAGGTTATACAAAAACCTTAAATGATGAAATCTCTTGGACTAAGAGAAATGGTTCAATTTTTAATGATACGACAAACATAACAGAACAAATTATTGGAACTAGATTAAATTTTAAAGTTAATGCCAAAAAAATATATGTATTAATTAATCATAATACTAGTAGTGCTGCAGAAGCTGTTTTGATTTCGTTAAAGTCACTTCCAAATACTATAATATTAGGTCAAAAAACTTACGGAGCCGCAACTATGAATGCAAATATTCTATTGAATAATGGAGATAAATTGGTTATGACTTCAGGATATATGATGGATAGTAATAAAAATATTTTTCCTAATGGTATTAAACCAGACGTAGAGTTATGCAATGAAAATGAAATTATTGAATATTTAAATAAAGATATTATGAGAGATTAA
- a CDS encoding DMT family transporter — MFSKVQFRLQFLILLWGFTGLFGKLVTISALPMVWYRMLIAAIAVFIYIKWKKDSILVSKKHLFQLLGIGIIVGLHWFFFYESIKVSNVAIALSTLSLGALFTSIIEPIIFKRKVVLSEIILATIVSGCVILIFQASPEYKLGIIYGAICSFLSALFSVLNSTFKESVKPTTITFYEMIGGFIMMNFLMLIFQPETITEVLNVGWSNFIWLALLGVVFTAFAQIEFVNLYKYFTPYTILLNVNLEPIYGIILASLVFGESEMMKPVFYIATAIMILSIIVNGIFKNARQKTLN, encoded by the coding sequence ATGTTTTCTAAAGTTCAATTCCGTCTCCAATTTTTAATCCTACTTTGGGGATTCACAGGTCTTTTTGGAAAATTAGTTACCATATCTGCCTTACCAATGGTTTGGTACCGAATGTTAATTGCCGCAATTGCAGTTTTCATTTATATCAAATGGAAAAAAGACTCGATTTTAGTTTCAAAAAAACATTTATTTCAATTATTAGGTATAGGTATAATTGTAGGATTACATTGGTTTTTCTTTTACGAATCGATAAAAGTTTCAAACGTAGCAATTGCGTTAAGTACACTTTCACTTGGAGCGTTATTTACTTCTATTATCGAACCTATAATTTTTAAAAGAAAAGTTGTCCTATCAGAAATAATTTTAGCAACAATCGTTTCTGGATGTGTGATTTTGATATTTCAGGCATCGCCAGAATATAAATTAGGAATTATATACGGCGCAATTTGTAGTTTTTTATCCGCCTTATTTTCGGTGCTAAATTCTACTTTTAAAGAATCTGTAAAACCCACAACCATTACTTTTTACGAAATGATTGGAGGTTTTATTATGATGAATTTTTTAATGCTAATTTTTCAACCTGAAACAATTACTGAAGTATTAAATGTAGGTTGGTCAAATTTTATATGGTTAGCTTTATTAGGAGTTGTATTTACTGCATTTGCTCAAATAGAATTTGTAAATCTTTACAAATATTTTACACCTTATACGATATTATTAAATGTTAATTTAGAACCTATTTATGGTATTATTTTAGCCAGTTTAGTTTTTGGCGAATCAGAAATGATGAAGCCTGTTTTTTATATTGCAACGGCTATTATGATTTTATCAATTATCGTCAATGGAATCTTTAAAAATGCTCGACAAAAAACATTGAACTAA
- a CDS encoding ZIP family metal transporter — translation MLEISVLIGSVIIGVLFSKYFLKNKHNSKLLLTFSGAYFLAMTVLEILPQVYGQHVGDHSHHTIGLFVLAGVIIQYILETISKGVEHGHVHLHGHSDKFPLGIFGGLFLHSLIEGIPVANAHSHDFLWAIFIHNIPVSMILYAALSKHTPSKMKQFLFMFLFAIASPIGFILGKFTPISNYTLEINAIVSGIFLHISTVILFETNEGHKFNTKKFAVIVIGFLLAFATVSMHTHSH, via the coding sequence ATGCTTGAAATTAGTGTACTTATAGGAAGTGTTATTATTGGAGTTTTATTTTCCAAATACTTCTTAAAAAACAAACACAATTCAAAACTACTATTAACTTTTAGTGGTGCTTATTTTCTTGCAATGACTGTGCTTGAAATTTTACCTCAAGTTTATGGACAACATGTAGGTGATCATTCGCATCATACCATTGGATTATTTGTATTAGCCGGTGTTATAATTCAATATATTTTAGAAACTATAAGTAAAGGGGTTGAACATGGGCATGTGCATTTACATGGACATAGCGACAAATTTCCTTTAGGAATTTTTGGTGGATTATTCTTACATTCTTTGATTGAAGGAATCCCTGTAGCTAATGCTCATTCGCATGATTTTTTATGGGCAATTTTTATACATAACATTCCTGTTTCGATGATTTTATATGCAGCTTTAAGCAAGCATACACCATCTAAAATGAAACAATTTTTGTTCATGTTTTTATTTGCTATTGCTTCACCGATTGGATTTATTTTAGGAAAATTTACTCCAATTTCAAATTATACGTTAGAAATTAATGCCATCGTATCCGGAATTTTCTTACATATTTCTACCGTAATATTATTTGAAACAAACGAAGGACATAAATTCAACACGAAAAAATTTGCTGTAATTGTCATCGGATTCTTGCTTGCTTTTGCAACAGTTTCTATGCATACTCACAGTCATTAG